From Scomber japonicus isolate fScoJap1 chromosome 22, fScoJap1.pri, whole genome shotgun sequence, one genomic window encodes:
- the anapc10 gene encoding anaphase-promoting complex subunit 10, producing MATPSKTPPGADPKQLERTGTVREIGSQAVWSLSSCKPGFGVDQLRDDNLETYWQSDGSQPHLVNIQFRRRTTVKMLCIYADYKSDESYTPSKISVRVGNNFHNLQEIRQLEMVEPSGWIHISLMNQRTNEPISTFMIQIAVLANHQNGRDTHMRQIKVYTPVEESSIGKFPRCTTVDFMMYRTIR from the exons ATGGCCACCCCGAGTAAAACCCCACCGGGAGCCGACCCGAAGCAGCTGGAGCGGACCGGGACCGTCCGTGAGATCGGCTCCCAAGCGGTGTGGTCGCTCTCCTCCTGTAAACCAG GTTTCGGAGTCGATCAGCTGAGAGACGACAACCTGGAGACGTACTGGCAGTCCGACGGGTCTCAGCCTCATTTAGTCAACATACAGTTCAG GAGGAGAACGACGGTGAAGATGTTGTGTATTTACGCCGATTATAAATCAGACGAGAGCTACACGCCCAGTAAGATCTCCGTCAGAGTTGGAAACAACTTCCACAACCTTCAAGAAATCCGG caGTTGGAGATGGTGGAGCCCAGCGGCTGGATTCACATCTCTCTGATGAaccag CGGACGAACGAGCCGATCAGCACCTTCATGATCCAGATCGCCGTCCTCGCCAACCACCAGAACGGCCGAGACACGCACATGCGGCAGATCAAGGTCTACACGCCGGTGGAGGAGAGCTCCATCGGGAAGTTCCCACGATGCACCACGGTCGACTTCATGATGTACCGAACCATCAGGTGA